In Uranotaenia lowii strain MFRU-FL chromosome 2, ASM2978415v1, whole genome shotgun sequence, one genomic interval encodes:
- the LOC129749992 gene encoding probable tyrosyl-DNA phosphodiesterase, with product MDSSKRKTSDKVPDKVCQYGSDCYRKNPIHFKEFSHPHLESILSAAVSKDKYTIPEELSSSKEVVIDQLKLLAQIYPDLIGAQKLPPAKQSKLNPGQRVEPKNTPNEDLKASETKASSRSPNIGKVTAPNTSPKKINTDKSKSAVADLFAERRAKMAQQRASEEIKNKVEPKPSTSSDVNRQKQQPSKEQGIQLKKVITRNIHDYYPVVAPKGQMAKKLAAAAPYNFFLTTITDAKVTHTEPLSITFQELLDSSLGDLECSFQMNFMVDIGWLLGHYYFAGYEDRPLLILYGDESPELKMVSSKKPNVTAVKVHIPTPFGVHHTKMGLYGYKDGSMRVVISTANLYEDDWHNRTQGLWVSPKLPAVPEDADTGFGESKTGFRDSLITYLNAYKITQVQPWVARVQKTDFSSVNVFLVASVPGGHLSTAKGPLWGHPRLGYLLGKHSAPIDDACPLVAQSSSIGSLGLNPQAWVCSELMANFRKDSAPLGLRRVPAFKMIFPSFSNVRNSHDNLLGGGCLPYMKATHDKQLWLREYLHQWRSDCRNRTKAVPHIKTYCRWSHRGLYWFLLTSANLSKAAWGVFNKSAKFEPPLRINSYEAGVLFLPKFVIEENFFPMESKPGKKHPKFPMPYDEPIIPYAPEDTPFFMDYLRR from the exons ATGGACAGTTCTAAAAGGAAGACTTCGGATAAAG TTCCTGATAAAGTTTGTCAGTATGGCTCGGATTGCTATCGTAAAAATCCAATCCACTTCAAGGAATTCTCACACCCCCATT TAGAATCGATTCTATCGGCAGCAGTTTCCAAGGATAAGTATACTATACCGGAGGAATTGTCCAGCAGCAAAGAAGTGGTTATCGATCAGCTCAAACTATTAGCTCAAATTTATCCCGACTTGATCGGCGCTCAGAAGTTGCCACCGGCCAAACAATCCAAATTAAATCCTGGTCAGAGAGTAGAGCCGAAAAATACTCCTAACGAAGACTTAAAGGCATCGGAAACGAAAGCTTCTTCGAGAAGTCCAAACATTGGAAAAGTAACTGCACCCAATACGAGTCCTAAGAAGATCAATACCGATAAAAGCAAATCAGCTGTGGCTGACTTATTTGCTGAACGACGGGCAAAAATGGCTCAGCAACGGGCTTCTGAAGAAATAAAGAACAAGGTGGAACCAAAACCTTCCACGAGTTCCGATGTCAATAGACAGAAGCAGCAGCCCTCTAAAGAACAAGGCATTCAACTGAAGAAGGTGATCACCCGGAACATCCATGATTACTATCCGGTGGTGGCACCAAAGGGGCAGATGGCCAAAAAGCTAGCGGCTGCGGCTCCGTACAATTTCTTCCTCACAACCATTACGGATGCCAAGGTGACCCATACGGAGCCACTTTCAATTACCTTCCAGGAGTTGCTGGACAGTAGTCTTGGAGATTTGGAATGTTCGTTTCAGATGAACTTTATGGTGGACATTGGTTGGCTATTGGGTCACTACTATTTCGCAGGATATGAAGACCGTCCACTGTTGATTCTGTATGGAGACGAATCGCCAGAGTTGAAAATGGTGTCTTCTAAAAAACCGAATGTAACAGCCGTGAAAGTTCACATTCCTACTCCCTTTGGAGTGCACCATACCAAGATGGGTCTGTATGGCTACAAGGACGGTTCGATGCGTGTAGTTATTTCCACAGCTAATTTGTATGAAGATGATTGGCACAACCGAACTCAAGGTCTGTGGGTTAGTCCGAAGCTGCCAGCAGTTCCGGAGGACGCCGATACCGGTTTCGGAGAGAGCAAGACAGGATTCCGTGATAGTTTGATAACATACTTGAATGCATACAAAATAACACAAGTTCAACCTTGGGTGGCGAGGGTGCAGAAAACCGATTTTAGTTCCGTgaa CGTTTTCCTGGTGGCTTCGGTTCCCGGTGGCCATCTTAGCACAGCCAAAGGACCACTTTGGGGCCACCCGCGATTGGGTTATCTGCTTGGTAAACATTCAGCTCCAATAGACGATGCCTGTCCGTTGGTGGCGCAAAGTTCCAGTATAGGAAGTTTGGGGCTGAACCCTCAGGCGTGGGTTTGTTCTGAGCTTATGGCAAACTTCCGCAAGGACTCCGCTCCCTTAGGCCTTCGTAGGGTGCCGGCATTTAAGATGATTTTTCCTAGCTTTTCCAATGTCCGTAATAGCCATGACAATCTACTAGGGGGAGGTTGTTTACCGTACATGAAGGCCACCCACGATAAGCAACTATGGTTGAGGGAATATCTGCACCAGTGGCGAAGTGACTGTCGCAATCGAACCAAGGCGGTGCCGCACATCAAAACGTACTGCCGGTGGTCTCATCGGGGATTGTACTGGTTTCTGCTGACCTCGGCCAACCTTTCGAAAGCAGCATGGGGTGTGTTCAATAAATCGGCCAAATTTGAACCACCGCTTAGAATCAACAGCTACGAGGCAGGCGTTTTATTTTTGCCGAAATTTGTG ATTGAGGAAAATTTTTTCCCGATGGAAAGTAAACCTGGAAAAAAGCATCCAAAATTTCCAATGCCTTACGATGAACCCATCATTCCGTACGCTCCCGAGGATACACCGTTTTTTATGGATTACCTACGAAGATAG
- the LOC129750003 gene encoding vacuolar ATPase assembly integral membrane protein VMA21 homolog: MSRSRANKYQQVSKNEQRQEYRNFRVVFMYCILIILLPVASFFGSKYFLFDGLLKLDPVTSNIYSAVSAVIALHIALGLYIYRAYFDNGGASAAPSPVASGYQKLPRKQD; the protein is encoded by the exons ATGAGCAGATCTAGGGCCAACAAATATCAGCAAGTCAGCAAGAAT GAACAACGTCAAGAATATCGCAACTTTCGAGTAGTGTTCATGTACTGTATCCTGATCATTCTGCTTCCGGTTGCATCCTTCTTTGGCAGCAAGTACTTCCTGTTTGACGGTTTGCTGAAGCTGGATCCGGTCACCAGCAATATCTATTCGGCCGTATCAGCCGTCATTGCCCTGCACATAGCTCTAGGGCTGTACATCTATCGGGCTTACTTCGATAACGGAGGCGCTTCGGCTGCACCATCACCAGTGGCTTCCGGCTATCAGAAGCTGCCACGAAAGCAAGATTAG